The genome window TGGTGGTTATTGCTGCCATGATTGGTGCCAAGGGGCTTGGCGGGGAGGTTTGGAAAGCCATTCAGCGGCTGCAGCCCGGCAAGGGATTTGTTGCCGGTATTGGAGTGGTCATCATCGCGATGATCCTGGATCGAATAACTCAGAAACTTGGCCAGCGCGATGACTTTAGCTGAAGCAACCACTAGTCAGTAAAGGATATTTTCTATCCATTTTAACATTATAATCATTGAGGGAAAAGGAGGAGGAGTAAGCGATGTATTGGAAAAGGGTGATGTTGGTTGCCGTGATGATGTGTTTGGGATTATTTTTTGCTGTCCAACCTGCGGTGGCAGGCAAGGGCAAAGTTGAATTGGCTTATGTCGAATGGGATTGTGCTACAGCATCAACTCATGTCATGAAGGCGGTTCTCGAAGAACTTGGTTACGACGTTGAAGTAATCCCGGTGGCTGCTGCCGCCATGTGGCAGTCGATTGCGGTTGCCGATGCCGATGCCATGGTAACCGCTTGGTTGCCCACAACGCATGGTCATTATCTAAAGCGTTTCAAGGATAAGGTTGTCGATCTCGGTGCCAATCTGCATGGGACCCGAATTGGTCTTGTGGTACCGCAATACGTTACCATTAACAGCATCGATGAACTGCAGGCTAATGCCGCCAAATTTGACAACAAGATAATTGGCATCGATCCGGGTGCCGGTCTGATGAGTAAGACCGAGCAGGTTGTTGAAGAGTATCGGTTGAACAAGATGAAACTGATGGATGGCAGTGGTGCCACCATGGCTGCTGCGCTGCAGGATGCCATCAAGAACAACGAGTGGGTGGTGGTTACCGGCTGGACTCCGCACTGGAAATTTGCCCGCTGGGATCTCAAGTATCTTGATGATCCTAAAGGTGTGTATGGCGGTGAAGAGTTCATTAGTACCATGGTTCGCCGTGGCCTTAAGGAAGATATGCCCGAAGTGTATGCGGTTCTTGATAACTTCAGCTGGACCCCAAAAGATATTGCCGAAGTAATGATCATGAACCGCCAGGATGGTGCCGATCCGGAGGAAACCGGTCGCCAGTGGGTTAAGGAACACCAAGATAAAGTAAAGAAGTGGCTACCTTAAATACCTGTTTGCCCGCCTAGTAATAATCATTCCCGTCAACTGACCTGTACGTTCGGTTTTCCGTTGACCTCTGGGTTTTCTTGGTAGAACATTCCGGATGTGAATCGAACAGGCCTGCCCCCGATTTCCGGGGGTATGGCCTTTTTGTTGGCAATTTTTCTTTTTTGTCTGCTGGTGCGTATGTATCAGCGACTTTAACTGTAATGTGGAAAAGGAGGTAGAAAAGTGAAAAAACATCTGTTGATCGCATTGACATTTGCGCTGCTGATCGTATTCCCGACGACTGCTCCGGCTTTTGATGTCGGTCCATTTTCAATCGGTGGTGCCATGCGTGCCAACTATACTGTAGGTGACTATGGTCCGGAACTTGACAATAGACCGTCACGGGCGGAAGAGGACGGCGGCT of Candidatus Anaeroferrophillus wilburensis contains these proteins:
- a CDS encoding glycine betaine ABC transporter substrate-binding protein is translated as MLVAVMMCLGLFFAVQPAVAGKGKVELAYVEWDCATASTHVMKAVLEELGYDVEVIPVAAAAMWQSIAVADADAMVTAWLPTTHGHYLKRFKDKVVDLGANLHGTRIGLVVPQYVTINSIDELQANAAKFDNKIIGIDPGAGLMSKTEQVVEEYRLNKMKLMDGSGATMAAALQDAIKNNEWVVVTGWTPHWKFARWDLKYLDDPKGVYGGEEFISTMVRRGLKEDMPEVYAVLDNFSWTPKDIAEVMIMNRQDGADPEETGRQWVKEHQDKVKKWLP